The Petrotoga mexicana DSM 14811 genome has a window encoding:
- a CDS encoding FAD-binding oxidoreductase: protein MIEYRKVTTTTVEKLRKILKNDALLIYDDTESLKSYSNDESGGEYYANMPEVVVKPETKEQISQIIKLANNEMIPITPRGAGSGLAGADIPIFGGIVISLERMNKIIEIDSENLVAVVEPGVVTNDLCRIVSEKGLYYAGYPMSVETSFIGGNVATNAGGSKVIKYGNTAHHILGLEMVMPDGEIVEYGGKRRKDSSGYNLLQLFIGSEGTLGIFTKIYVNLIPQPGKVVDLLVPFESVEKAISNVAPLMVETKSLPSGIEFIDKKSIYYASKYTGMKLPYQDEVESYLIVQYEATSLQEIEELYEKGGKALQKNGAKDVFIADNRSNSEKIWRMRRNWLESLKAVDPYVPTGDVVVPTSKIPEMMKYINEVSNEFKIDIPVAGHAADGNLHPAPLKPKNLPPNEWKTLSEEILGKIAMKAAQMGGAISGEHGVGFIKKELLKKTKPKQYKWMQEVKEAFDPNNIMNPGKLF, encoded by the coding sequence ATGATTGAATACAGAAAGGTAACTACCACTACTGTTGAAAAGTTGAGAAAAATATTAAAAAACGATGCACTACTGATATACGATGATACAGAAAGTCTAAAAAGTTATTCAAACGACGAATCAGGTGGAGAGTATTACGCAAATATGCCAGAGGTTGTAGTAAAACCGGAAACCAAAGAGCAAATATCCCAAATAATAAAACTGGCAAACAACGAAATGATCCCCATAACACCAAGAGGAGCTGGCAGTGGATTGGCTGGGGCGGATATACCAATATTTGGAGGTATAGTAATATCACTTGAGAGAATGAACAAAATAATAGAAATAGATTCAGAAAACTTAGTTGCTGTGGTTGAACCAGGTGTGGTTACAAACGATCTATGTAGGATTGTATCAGAAAAGGGATTATACTACGCAGGATATCCTATGAGTGTAGAAACGAGTTTCATTGGAGGTAATGTTGCTACTAATGCAGGTGGAAGTAAGGTAATAAAATATGGAAACACAGCTCATCATATATTGGGATTAGAGATGGTAATGCCTGACGGCGAGATAGTAGAATATGGAGGAAAAAGAAGGAAAGATTCAAGTGGTTACAACCTATTACAACTTTTCATTGGCTCAGAAGGAACGCTCGGAATATTCACAAAGATATACGTAAATCTCATACCCCAGCCAGGAAAAGTTGTTGACCTGCTGGTTCCCTTTGAAAGTGTAGAAAAGGCTATAAGCAATGTCGCACCATTAATGGTCGAGACAAAGAGTTTACCCTCAGGAATAGAATTCATAGACAAGAAATCCATTTACTATGCTTCAAAATACACGGGAATGAAATTACCATACCAGGACGAGGTAGAATCTTATCTTATAGTTCAATACGAGGCAACGAGCTTACAAGAGATTGAAGAATTGTATGAAAAAGGCGGGAAAGCCTTACAAAAAAACGGAGCAAAAGATGTATTCATAGCAGATAACAGAAGTAACTCAGAAAAGATATGGCGTATGAGAAGAAACTGGTTGGAAAGCTTAAAAGCTGTAGATCCATATGTACCAACTGGAGATGTCGTAGTACCAACATCTAAGATTCCTGAAATGATGAAATACATCAATGAAGTATCTAACGAGTTCAAAATAGATATCCCGGTTGCAGGGCATGCAGCCGATGGTAACCTCCATCCTGCACCATTAAAACCAAAAAACCTCCCACCGAATGAATGGAAAACCTTATCGGAAGAGATACTTGGAAAAATAGCGATGAAAGCCGCCCAAATGGGTGGTGCCATAAGCGGGGAACATGGAGTAGGGTTCATAAAAAAGGAATTACTAAAAAAGACAAAACCAAAACAGTATAAATGGATGCAAGAGGTAAAAGAAGCATTTGACCCTAATAACATCATGAACCCAGGAAAGTTATTCTAA